CGGAGATAACGTCTTTCTTGAAAAAGCGAAAGACATAGCCGATAGGCTGCTGCCAGCATGGAATACACCTTCTGGTATCCCTTACAATTTTATCAATTTGGTTCATGGTAATGCGCATAACCCTGGTTGGACAGGGGTAAGTTCGTAACTTTGTCAACGATTTTTCTCAGTTTGATGCATATTTGACCTCGGGTTTGACTTTTCTATTGTATATTATGTTTTGTCACTCAGGGTGATAGTATTCTGGCGGATTCTGGGACAGAGCAACTTGAGTTTATCGCACTAACACAAAGGACCGGCGATCCAAAGTATCAAATGACGGTACGTGATTTCGCTTCTTTGTGTCGTGTATCGTTATATCATAAAACTAGGTTAGGATCCCGAGTATTACACGGGTAACGGGTTGactaaatgtaattttatatatatagtaaTAAGAAAAGTAATGTCTTTAAAAATCCGTGTATTGCACAggctaaataaaataaaacataatctCATAACACATACACTCATCAATATATGTTTTGAAACAAAATAAACTTTGATGTGACAGTTGTATATTCTGTTAGATTAATTTTagtgaacataattttgaacttAATGGTATTTTGAGACTTAAACAGAAGCTTCTAAGTAGAAAAAATAAGTTTATTTGGAAATtcataattaatattatattaaatttatttggTTAGTGATATAATAactattaataattaaaaaataagtaTCCATAATTAAATATGAGAGAGAGGTGGAAAAAACAAAAATAGGATGtcttatatagtatagatatagatatagatgggCTGCTAAACGGTCATGAATTATAATATTGTGAATTGATGTTTCAGGTAGAGAACGTTATTTTGGTGTTAAACAAGACGTTTCCTGCTGACGGATTGCTCCCAATTTATATAAATCCCCATAGAGGAACGGCATCGCATTCTACCATTACTTTTGGGGCCATGGGGGACAGGTACCGATTAATTTCTTAACAGTTTAATTTTGCATGCTATTGGTGTTTTGATTTCAATCACAATTTAATTTCGGATGCAGTTTTTATGAGTATTTACTTAAAGTTTGGATACAAGGAAACAAAACTTCAGTGGTAAAACATTATAGGTGAGATATATTCTATTATCAAAATACGAAAATATGTTCTTTGGGTGATTAAAACTGATTCTGATTGCAATTGGAATATCAAACCAGAGAAATGTGGGAAACATCAATGACAGGTTTATTGAGCTTGGTCCGTAAGACTGCACCGTCATCTTTTACGTATATTTCTGAAAAAATAGGAAATTCTTTGATTGACAAGGTAATGTGTAGATACCAAATTGTCAAAATATAACATAAAATTTGTGTTTTGTTAAAATTCTATAGATTTATGTTCTGATGATGCGTGCAGATGGATGAGTTAGCGTGCTTTGCACCAGGAATGATAGCGTTAGGATCATCTGGTTACGATCCTGATGAGTCCTCGAAATTCTTAAATTTGGCAGAAGAGGTATTCTATACTTACTTAAAAGACAAAGTCGATGGGGATACCCACCGGCTTTGCCTTTCGCCCCTAAAGTTTTATATAATTGCATTTCAAGTCCTTTAGTTTTGCTGTGGCCCTTTCACTTTTGAAGTAATCAATTTTAGTCCCTTATCTAACTTTACTATTCTTCTACTTTAACAATTGACATTTTTAGCCCGtagctttttattaatttaaatttCCTTCGACAACATTCATTCGTTAATTTCTTTTGTTTACCAATATCatttttttacttaaaaaaacTATTTATCCGTGCATATTTTTATATACGTATCCGTATAAATTTAAGGGTGTCTACGTTTCGACATAAACTTTTTCTGTAAACAAGTTAGGTCAAATATAAcacgttttcgtttaaaaaaccatttttacgtgcatatttttatgtatgcGTCTTTATCAATTCGAGTTGGTCTACATCTGgatatactttttttttattataacacGTTTTCTTACTTATGTTATGTacgtttttataaattttgttcCGAAcagagtggagtcaaattgtggtttctttttttttccttttttttcaaAGCTTTAATTCATCCTATAGAATAAGTTATGATTGTACGAGAAAGATTCAATTTACTTTACGTTGTGATCCAATCGCAAtacttatataggttacattgagttcaatcagaTATGTCGAAACACGCGTTTTCATATGCTTAACGCATTACCTAACACTTGAACAAATCTATTCGATACTTGCGACGTCctcgcgccgcaacgcgcgcgggccTTATTACTagttgttttaataaaacaataaGCATTCTTTTAAAACCGTATTTAATTTTAGAGTAAAGTACGCGGACGGTCCCTGTGGttgaccaaaattttggatttggttcctagctttctaaaagtacacggatggtccctgaggtttgtatTTTTCAAAAGCTGGggccaaatccaaaattttggttaaccatAGGGATCATCCGTGCACTTTACTCTTTATTTTAAGTGTTCGACTTTTGCCTATTGACAATCTTTATACAATATTGACTGGAACTAATTCTCTGAATGTAGCTGGCTTTTACATGCTATAACTTTTATCAGTCTACACCGACAAAGTTGGCTGGAGAAAATTATTTCTTCCATTCGGGGCAGGTTAGTTTTATGCTTCATTTTTATTTTCTAAATTTTACGgagattttttatttatttatttttttaaattgtacATAATATCATAGGACATGACTGTGGGTACATCATGGAACATACTGAGGCCAGAGACAGTAGAGTCGCTCTTTTATCTCTGGCGTTTAACCGGTAACAAAACATATCAAGAATGGGGATGGAACATATTTCTAGCATTCGAAGAGAATTCCCGTGTAGACTCAGGATATGTGGGGCTCAAGGATGTAAGTCCTATTCAAAATACTGTTTTTTTAATGATGATTTGTATAATTatattagagtaaaatgccatttccgtacctgaggtttggccagttttgcgactttcgtccaaaggtttgttttttcgcatctagaTTTTGGGTTCAaatcttgctattttcatccggctcgttaactccatccatttttctccgttaagtcagaggtgttttcgtcttttttgttaacttaaagggcaattcagcctttttcactttatgtaaaaagaccgaataccgcTGAAAAAGTcagaattgccctttaagttaacaaaaaagacggaaatgcccctgacttaacagagaaaaatggatggagttaacgagccggatgaaaatggcaagatttcaaaccttttggatccagatgcaaaaaAACAAACATTCGGACGTAACtcgcaaaactgcccaaaccgcAGGGAcgaaatgacattttactcattATATattaaaatgacattttactcgtTATATATTATGTTTTCAGGTTAATACGGGTGTGAAAGACAACATGATGCAAAGCTTCTTTCTTGCGGAAACACTGAAATATCTGTATCTTTTATTTTCGCCTCCGTCAGTTATATCATTGGACGAGTGGGTGTTTAACACAGAAGCACACCCTCTGAAAATCGTTCCTCGTTTTGCTCCTGGGGAGGAACAAAAACCTCGTATTAGAGTACGCACTAGGAAAGAAGGTCGTTTTCGGGGGTTTAGTAACTCTGCTAATCCGTGATATGTTCCATATCCCCAttcttgatatatatatatatgtatgtgtgtgttgcTTGTTGTGATGTTTGGCTGGCTGGTTGTTCTACATTCTAATAACTTGGTAGGTAAGTAGTTGAGATTTTTGGCCCAGTTAATTCATAGATTCATGAAAAATGTATATTGGACATTACTTTTAGACAAAGGAATGATGATGCCATCTGAGTTTTTACAGAGGTTAGATAAAATCTTAGCATGTTAGTTACTTTTTTGAAAATTTGATGGTATGATttgaggcggctgctgctgatgAGGTTACTTGAACCATGATTTGAAGCagaggcgtctctgagaattcacatactctgttcgagcttgaaaaaatatGCTCTTCctttatgttttgttattatttaaaaaaaagagtaaattacgtttttggcccctatggttatatcactttactatattagtccaaaataagaatttttaacatatctgcccccatggtctctataactaaccattttggcccctaagtctagagatcatgggggccaaaatggttagttatagagaccatgggggccaaaatggttagacttaggagCCAAAATGTTTAGTTATAGAGACTATATGGacaaatatgttaaaaattcttattttggactaatatagtaaaagtgatataaccacaggggccaaaaacgtaatttactctaaaaaaatcaaattagtattgggttcaataaacctaagagtaaattacgtttttggcccatgtggttatatcacttttactatattagcccaaaataagaatctTTAACATATCtacccccatggtctctataactaaccattttggcccctaagtctaaccattttggcccccatagtctctataactaaccattttggcccccatgatctctagacttaagggccaaaatggttagttatagagaccataggggcagatatgttaaaaattcttattttgggcaaatatagtaaaaatgatataaccataggggccaaaaacgtaatttactctaaaccTAATTTCAAGTGGGCTAAATTGTAAACaataaaaaatgatttgtaaatgggcctatattggaagtggtatgtgtttactatttagaaaaaataacatatatgtatcggatttttcttttaaatcgcaTGTCACTCGAAATCGCgggccttgtgcggaggtcctccccgcacaccatcaaagcctCCCATGATTTGAAGGCTTATCAATTGAATTAGTTGTGTGAGTTAGCCATtaaaaatcaattaaattagcTCTTAAGGGTCTCACTTTTAGTGGTTTGACTAAAGTAACATTTTTAGGGTCCAAGTTTTAAAAATTTCATCTTTTGAGATATGTGGTTTTTAGTTTGTaacattttttttcaaacattaacTTATGTTGGAAAACTTTGTTCAGTTCatgtaaaatgactattttatcCTTTACAAGTTGCTTAAAGTATTTATGCAATTCACCCAAAATTGTAAGAACAAAAGAAACCTCAACCCCATTTAAATTAGTTCTTCAAATATGCAGAAGGTAAGATTTAGGGTTAACTACACAAATAGTTTGTGGGTTTGGAAAATGTATAAATGATTGAGATCTGACCTTAAAAAGTTGCATTTTTGAAATATGTAGTTTTTTATTCGTAACATGTTTGGGTTCTAACGTTAACTTTCTCTCCGTATATGTTACTATATTTAAAATATCATTTTACCTTTTTTGACAATATTCATGGATTATTAATGTAATTCACTTCATTAGTAACAAGAAAATTCTGGCTAGTAAACCCTTTAAATGTCGACAACATCGCTATGTATGTGACCCAGTGTGATCTCTCTCTCATCAACCAATCATCAAAATCTACAATCACACCTTCAAACCTACCGCttgaaatatttttttataatgaACTATTTAGTTTTTCATGTCAtgtaaataaatataacaaattcTTAAATATGTTcataaatttataaatatatacagctttatatatatatatagggggctgctagaatgagaaccacctcgagttgtaagaaccgcgagaactacaccccacggagcgccgttcgccatgattttttttttacaagtagatgtgtgtattataaacacagccgtaaaaaatcatggcgaacggcgctccgtggggtgtagttttttacaccacaagtttggtgttttttaattttttttcttttttcttttttttttcaccaaacttgtggtgtaaaaaactacaccccacggagcgccgttcgccatgattttttacggctgtgtttataatatacacatctacttgtaaaaaaaaaatcatggcgaacggcgctccgtggggtgtagttctcgcggttcttacaactcgaggtggttctcattctagcggctccctatatatatatatatgtgtgtgtgtgtgtattcaAGTTCTTATattttgttaaaaaggttaaaaCATAGCTTACTTTTATTTTAAACATAAAAAACCAAAGAGTTAAACATAAAAAACAGAATTAAGACTTCTTTTTACAGAAATTTTGGAAGGGAGGCATACTTGAACGTCTTTTAGCTCATCCAACACCATAGATTTTCGCTTGTCATTCAGCTGCAGACGGACCCAGTATAGCGTTCGTCACCCGTCATGCTGGCTCATAGCCTCGCCATGCTGAACTCACGACTTGTCGCTCACTAAGCCAAACACTTACCAAAAGAACCGTAGACCAACATGTGTTGAAACCAGAAGAACATAGCATAtaacattcaaccaaaacaacCAGCCAATAAAATAATTCCTGTTCAAACTTCCTTCCTTTGGTATAGATAACCGtttgagtgaattgcaagttttgtcctttatctttagggcactttgcaggcggtgtcctttatgtttaaagttgacgagttttgtcctttatgtattaaaatcaagcacgttttaccctttgagCCTAACCCAGTCAGTTTTCCCAGTTAAGTCCCCTCACGTGCATGTCATGTGAGGGGTAGTTCAGTCATTTAATGTACACCCTGAATCTTTACCCCCAAATTAAATAGTCCCAAACCCTAATTCTTCCCCATTTCTCCAAATCGTTCATCTTCAACATTCCTTCATATCTCTATTAAGCGTTCCTTCTGCTGCTGTTATTTATGAATGTGCTGGCACACTCGTGTCTTTATCATTTGCTCCTACTGCAATTAAGGCTGCAGCCAATACCTACTGCCAGCTACTACTCTCTCAAAGTGACAACAATGTCAAACTTATTGGGGAAGAATTATGGGTTTGGGACTATTTAATTTGAAGGAATGTTGAAGATGAACGATTTGGAGAAATGGGGAAGAATTAGGGTTTGGGACTATTTAATTTGGGGGTAAAGATTCAGGGTGTACATTAAATGACTGAACTACCCCTCACATGACATGCACGTGAGGGGACTTAACTGGGAAAACTGACTGGGTTAGGctcaaagggtaaaacgtgcttgattttaatacataaaggacaaaactcgtcaactttaaacataaaggacaccgcctgcaaagtgccctaaagataaaggacaaaacttgcaattcactctaacaGTTTGAATTTAAACCTTTGATTAGTTAAAAAATTTGGGCCTAAATTGATAAATAAGGACTTTTATACAATTTTTTTTCGGAGATAATCAGATGTATCTTGATAAATATTGCTCTCCAATAATTCATAGTATCAAAGATTACATATAAACACTAACACATGATTTATCTTTTCTCACTCTCTTCAGAGCTCCTTTTTGCATAAATATATCAAAATCAATctaacaaaacaaaaaaatagtaaaatacAACCAATCTAAACCCCCATTACAAGCACTTATTCCATATGCAAAGGGTATTGTATCGTACTGTATTGTATCATTCTAGCAGAAACATGAATACGCCATGTGGGTCTTCTTCGATACATATCTCGAAATATAATTTCCCAGTTCAGAACCAGCGGATGCAGAATCGTCAGGAACCACTATTTTAGTCTTCCCTGAACCTATTCTTTTACCTGCAACATTTGCGTAAAACAACCCCGAAATTGCGGGCACG
The sequence above is drawn from the Helianthus annuus cultivar XRQ/B chromosome 12, HanXRQr2.0-SUNRISE, whole genome shotgun sequence genome and encodes:
- the LOC110894141 gene encoding mannosyl-oligosaccharide 1,2-alpha-mannosidase MNS1; the protein is MARTRSSSSIRWRYLNPVYYLKRPTRLALLFIAFVFVSFIVWDRQTLVREHEEEILMLKEEVEHLQIELEELKHDGDVSVKKLNTRTKRADITKTDDLSTDPIEAQRREKVKDAMLHAWTSYEKYAWGHDELQPQSKNGVDSFGGLGATLIDSLDTLYIMGLDEQFQRAKEWVANSLDFNKSYDASVFETTIRVVGGLLSAYDLSGDNVFLEKAKDIADRLLPAWNTPSGIPYNFINLVHGNAHNPGWTGGDSILADSGTEQLEFIALTQRTGDPKYQMTVENVILVLNKTFPADGLLPIYINPHRGTASHSTITFGAMGDSFYEYLLKVWIQGNKTSVVKHYREMWETSMTGLLSLVRKTAPSSFTYISEKIGNSLIDKMDELACFAPGMIALGSSGYDPDESSKFLNLAEELAFTCYNFYQSTPTKLAGENYFFHSGQDMTVGTSWNILRPETVESLFYLWRLTGNKTYQEWGWNIFLAFEENSRVDSGYVGLKDVNTGVKDNMMQSFFLAETLKYLYLLFSPPSVISLDEWVFNTEAHPLKIVPRFAPGEEQKPRIRVRTRKEGRFRGFSNSANP